From a region of the Mesomycoplasma ovipneumoniae ATCC 29419 genome:
- a CDS encoding 2-oxo acid dehydrogenase subunit E2 produces MSKILATPKARAMAKQANIDLADLKIEGRKIESSDVENYLNSLKSSPAPAVEAPKVEAPTPKTQPASTTTVSPTSKLDGRREKIAPIRKAIARAMTNSWNSVAYVNLVNQIDVTDLWKLRKSVLESVQKTTGIKLTFLAFIAKAILIALSEYPIIAAKYDEAANEIVYPDTINLGLAVDTEAGLMVPVIKNAQTLSIVEIASEIVRLAKAARERKIKPSEMQGGSFTITNYGSVGSLYGVPVINYPELAIAGVGAIIDSAEVKDGQIVAAKIMHLTVAADHRWIDGATIGRFAARVKELLEKPEILGIL; encoded by the coding sequence ATGTCAAAAATTTTAGCAACCCCAAAAGCAAGAGCGATGGCTAAGCAAGCAAATATCGATCTTGCTGATCTTAAAATTGAAGGACGAAAAATTGAGTCATCCGATGTTGAGAATTATCTAAATTCTCTAAAATCTTCGCCTGCTCCTGCAGTCGAAGCTCCAAAAGTTGAGGCTCCTACTCCAAAAACCCAACCAGCCTCAACAACCACAGTAAGTCCAACATCAAAACTAGATGGAAGACGCGAAAAAATTGCTCCAATCCGTAAAGCGATTGCAAGAGCAATGACAAATTCATGAAATTCTGTGGCTTACGTTAATTTAGTAAACCAAATTGATGTAACAGATCTTTGAAAACTTCGTAAATCTGTTTTAGAATCAGTGCAAAAAACAACTGGAATAAAACTAACATTTTTAGCTTTTATTGCAAAAGCAATTTTAATTGCACTTAGCGAATACCCAATTATTGCTGCAAAATACGACGAAGCTGCAAATGAAATTGTCTATCCTGATACTATAAACTTAGGTTTGGCCGTTGATACTGAAGCTGGTCTTATGGTTCCAGTAATAAAAAATGCCCAAACTCTTTCAATCGTTGAAATTGCCAGTGAAATTGTTAGACTGGCCAAAGCAGCTCGTGAGCGTAAAATCAAACCAAGTGAAATGCAAGGCGGATCATTCACTATTACTAATTATGGATCTGTTGGTTCTCTTTACGGTGTTCCAGTAATTAATTATCCAGAACTAGCAATTGCTGGTGTTGGCGCAATTATTGATTCTGCCGAAGTTAAAGACGGACAAATTGTTGCGGCCAAAATTATGCATCTAACAGTTGCAGCCGATCACCGTTGAATTGATGGAGCAACAATTGGTCGTTTTGCCGCAAGAGTTAAAGAATTATTAGAAAAACCAGAAATTTTAGGAATTTTATAA
- the lpdA gene encoding dihydrolipoyl dehydrogenase produces MYKFKFADIGEGLHEGVVAQIYKKEGDQVNEGDSLFSVETDKITADIPSPKTGKIVKVLMSEGDTIHVGQEIYYIDDGSGDSDVPEVKTEEKKEEEASGASVVGEVKVSNDLLSFDFGPKKSTAKPAKTPAPKVEKAPEKPTSSANTGKVYQGKIDQEFDVIVIGSGPGGYLAAAEAGKNGLSTLIVEKEYWGGVCLNVGCIPTKAMLKTAEVLDYVTHFSDYGLEGKTDVKISWEKMHQRKTEVVNKLVGGVKAIVKSARATSIFGEAKFLGAHEISVEDKVYRGKNIILATGSRDRKLNLPGFEQGYQSGKILTSKEAINLEEKISSIVIIGGGVIGVEFAQIFVAAGVKVTILQNLPRLLANLDGEISQIITKNLTDRGVNVVLNSNIISYENDSIVYELDGKRQQISADKILVSIGREPNSEGLSEVGVELDARKSVIVDDQCRTNVDGVYAIGDLSAKAMLAHVAYRHAVVAVSTITGKGEKYNDKTVPACVYTHPEIASVGLTEEQAKEQGYDFVVGKASFAHIGKAIAAGDAHGFAKLIVDKKYGEILGAHFIGPVATDMISEIVVSMDAEVTIHELAAAIHPHPTYSEVIWEAARAAQAKLKR; encoded by the coding sequence ATGTATAAATTTAAATTTGCTGACATTGGAGAAGGGCTCCATGAAGGAGTTGTCGCCCAAATTTACAAAAAAGAAGGCGACCAAGTAAATGAAGGTGATTCGTTATTCTCAGTTGAAACTGACAAAATTACCGCTGACATACCTTCGCCAAAAACCGGAAAAATTGTTAAAGTTTTAATGTCTGAAGGTGATACAATTCACGTTGGTCAAGAAATTTATTATATTGATGATGGATCAGGTGATAGCGATGTTCCCGAAGTTAAAACTGAAGAGAAAAAGGAAGAAGAAGCAAGTGGAGCAAGTGTTGTTGGTGAAGTAAAAGTAAGCAATGATCTTTTAAGTTTTGATTTTGGTCCAAAAAAATCAACAGCAAAACCAGCAAAAACTCCTGCCCCAAAAGTTGAAAAAGCACCTGAAAAACCTACTTCTTCTGCAAATACTGGCAAAGTTTACCAAGGTAAAATTGACCAAGAATTTGATGTAATTGTTATCGGTTCAGGACCTGGTGGTTATCTTGCGGCTGCTGAGGCTGGTAAAAATGGTTTATCAACTCTAATTGTTGAAAAAGAATATTGAGGCGGTGTTTGTTTAAATGTTGGCTGCATTCCAACAAAAGCAATGTTAAAAACTGCCGAAGTTCTTGATTATGTAACTCACTTTAGTGACTATGGTCTTGAAGGAAAAACTGATGTAAAAATTTCCTGAGAGAAAATGCACCAACGAAAAACTGAAGTTGTTAACAAATTAGTTGGCGGAGTTAAGGCAATTGTAAAATCAGCAAGAGCTACAAGTATTTTTGGTGAAGCCAAATTCCTAGGTGCGCACGAAATTTCAGTTGAAGATAAAGTTTATCGTGGAAAAAATATTATTCTTGCAACTGGATCACGTGACCGTAAATTGAATTTACCTGGTTTTGAACAAGGTTACCAATCAGGAAAAATTTTAACTTCAAAAGAAGCAATTAATCTTGAAGAAAAAATTAGTTCAATTGTAATAATTGGTGGCGGTGTTATTGGTGTTGAATTTGCCCAAATTTTTGTCGCTGCTGGAGTTAAGGTAACAATTTTACAAAATCTTCCAAGACTTTTGGCAAACCTTGATGGCGAAATTTCACAAATTATTACAAAAAACTTAACTGACCGTGGTGTTAATGTTGTTCTAAATTCTAATATTATTAGCTATGAAAATGATAGTATTGTTTACGAACTTGACGGAAAAAGACAACAAATTAGTGCTGATAAAATTTTAGTAAGCATCGGTCGTGAGCCAAATTCTGAAGGTCTTAGCGAAGTTGGAGTTGAACTTGATGCTCGCAAAAGTGTTATCGTTGATGATCAATGCAGAACAAATGTTGACGGAGTTTATGCAATTGGTGATCTTAGTGCAAAAGCAATGCTAGCCCATGTTGCTTACCGTCACGCCGTTGTTGCAGTAAGTACAATAACTGGAAAAGGCGAAAAATATAACGATAAAACCGTTCCAGCTTGCGTTTATACTCATCCCGAAATTGCTTCAGTTGGTCTAACTGAAGAACAAGCAAAAGAGCAAGGTTATGATTTTGTTGTTGGAAAAGCTAGTTTTGCTCACATTGGTAAAGCAATTGCTGCCGGAGATGCCCACGGATTTGCTAAATTAATTGTCGATAAAAAATATGGCGAAATTCTTGGTGCTCACTTTATCGGTCCAGTAGCTACTGATATGATTTCAGAAATTGTCGTTTCAATGGATGCTGAGGTAACAATTCATGAACTTGCAGCAGCAATTCACCCTCACCCTACTTATAGCGAAGTAATTTGAGAAGCAGCCCGTGCTGCACAAGCAAAACTAAAAAGATAA
- a CDS encoding P97 family adhesin — protein MSKSTITKKLLTKKNIFLLGLSTIAGGAIIAVPLVVFANLELKNPRIDVQNQAKSISFISIKDKYLNANSDYLDLKKKLLNDDNTKKTDIDLTDFFDFYQTNNSSIPVNFSTDHNWKPFKLEIFDIKPDDNEQTFEVYWRVSQKLADGKTATSDLFKQKVAYNYVPDYSLSNFSTYSEDQLKKLRPYTNSEVNFSFKKELTKLISVEDFQKEVNSAKNDNEAREIISKYFNLDETISQIFSNKSFYFESESGIQKPRYDINLVKDQIITDRYLVKTATPGVYKLTFVAQFSSDFSKEIAADINKDSKFFLTTQLNLSNSFLDKSISDDIVLSEFSDSDYFAINNFSQNNSTLITGWDFLNYYNNEIFATKEKRADFLNSLIEKIVKTPLISKIQFQNNLANLNFNQISKFLDVQIKLDTDQVNLDFKDNNVVAQINGDIVIKDKRNDKIVATKKFSQSIKNFEILAQNDLDFAASISKSSLTIEPKAQEFVRKENQKGIPKDELLALIQTNNFDKLKKVLQNSRYYGFRFDETQLKSMVDNYNLPTVEDLIKNSNVDDAASKGITSIYSNYFNSDEKISQFLSFLSKQDVSFVAKYWFDYLKHFKLIDSGANWPENTNSNELFEKLSNIKIKPTKQPRGQIDSDNSEPTVWLFSFNYGFLDLNKPLENGFYISNELKNTLNLIKTNSSFSPEYFIKQIELLSSKFTKPNFLEQTGKNNIENLTDFLAAFYSLAYSKQKSQKLFTGNFGKDFNYKIQFSLEPNLTNVDALEKQNDQNLKVKYWYNIGPVDKNGDLASVIYQTKKSEIELKINSENKLLSDEVDKLDEIASTFSPNSQIVFLTSQDFKDFESQIKVAISKSNDNKPVSVDKEVEKLPFSSYLTFEHKDLDLGFYAIKKPKQNQTQGTTGTTESESQTNDIDTSGVIEKIPNTGNRVQYNLFLYLYDKNNPENFSSQPIRVIIMEHTSSLLLK, from the coding sequence GTGTCGAAGAGTACAATCACTAAAAAACTACTAACTAAAAAAAATATTTTTCTTTTAGGGCTAAGTACTATTGCTGGTGGAGCAATTATTGCCGTTCCGCTAGTTGTTTTTGCAAATTTAGAACTAAAAAACCCGCGAATTGATGTGCAAAACCAAGCAAAATCAATTTCTTTCATTAGTATAAAGGATAAATATTTAAATGCTAATTCAGACTATTTAGATCTAAAAAAGAAACTTTTGAACGACGATAATACCAAAAAAACTGACATTGATTTAACAGATTTTTTTGATTTTTACCAGACAAATAACTCTAGCATTCCTGTTAATTTTTCAACCGATCATAATTGAAAACCTTTCAAACTGGAAATTTTTGATATCAAACCTGATGATAATGAGCAAACATTCGAAGTTTACTGGCGAGTTTCACAAAAATTAGCCGATGGTAAAACAGCAACTTCTGACTTATTTAAACAAAAAGTTGCTTATAATTATGTTCCAGATTATTCGCTTTCTAATTTTTCAACTTATTCAGAAGACCAACTCAAAAAATTAAGGCCTTACACAAATAGTGAGGTTAATTTTTCTTTTAAAAAAGAATTGACAAAGTTAATTTCAGTTGAAGATTTTCAAAAAGAAGTTAATAGTGCAAAAAATGACAATGAAGCTAGAGAAATTATTAGTAAATATTTTAACCTCGATGAGACAATTTCACAAATTTTTAGCAATAAAAGCTTTTACTTTGAATCTGAAAGTGGTATTCAAAAACCTCGCTATGATATAAATTTGGTAAAAGATCAAATTATAACTGATCGATATTTAGTAAAAACAGCAACTCCTGGGGTTTATAAATTGACCTTTGTTGCCCAGTTTTCTTCTGATTTCTCAAAGGAAATTGCCGCTGATATTAACAAGGATTCCAAATTTTTCCTTACTACTCAACTCAATTTAAGTAATTCTTTCCTTGATAAATCAATTAGTGATGATATTGTTTTAAGCGAATTTTCTGACAGTGATTATTTTGCAATAAATAATTTTAGTCAAAATAATTCAACTTTAATTACAGGGTGAGATTTTCTAAATTACTATAATAATGAAATTTTTGCAACCAAAGAAAAACGCGCCGATTTTCTTAATTCACTTATTGAAAAAATTGTAAAAACACCACTAATATCAAAAATTCAATTCCAAAATAACCTAGCAAATTTAAATTTTAACCAAATTTCAAAATTTTTAGATGTTCAAATCAAACTAGACACTGATCAAGTCAATTTAGATTTCAAAGATAACAATGTTGTTGCCCAAATTAATGGTGACATTGTTATAAAAGATAAAAGAAATGATAAAATTGTTGCTACAAAAAAATTTTCTCAAAGTATTAAAAATTTTGAAATCTTAGCTCAAAATGATCTTGATTTTGCGGCTTCAATTAGCAAAAGTAGTTTAACTATTGAACCAAAAGCCCAAGAATTTGTTAGAAAAGAAAATCAAAAAGGAATTCCAAAAGACGAATTATTAGCACTAATTCAGACAAATAATTTCGATAAATTAAAAAAAGTTCTTCAAAATTCCCGTTATTATGGCTTTAGATTTGATGAAACACAATTAAAATCAATGGTTGATAATTATAATTTACCAACTGTTGAAGATTTAATTAAAAACTCAAATGTTGATGATGCGGCCTCAAAAGGGATAACATCAATTTATTCTAATTATTTTAATAGTGACGAAAAAATTTCACAATTTTTGTCATTTTTATCAAAACAGGATGTTAGTTTTGTTGCAAAATATTGGTTTGATTATCTTAAACATTTTAAATTAATAGATTCTGGAGCAAACTGGCCAGAAAATACTAATAGTAATGAATTATTTGAAAAATTAAGCAACATTAAAATTAAGCCTACAAAACAACCACGCGGTCAAATTGATAGTGATAATTCCGAACCAACAGTTTGACTTTTTTCATTTAACTATGGTTTTTTAGATTTAAATAAACCTCTTGAAAATGGTTTTTACATTAGTAATGAGCTTAAAAACACTCTTAATTTGATAAAAACAAATTCATCTTTTAGCCCTGAATACTTTATAAAACAAATTGAATTACTATCAAGCAAATTCACTAAGCCTAATTTTTTAGAGCAAACCGGTAAAAATAATATTGAAAATCTTACCGATTTTCTCGCAGCTTTTTATTCATTAGCTTATTCAAAACAAAAAAGCCAAAAACTTTTTACTGGTAATTTTGGTAAGGATTTTAACTACAAAATTCAATTTAGCTTGGAACCTAATTTAACAAATGTTGATGCTTTAGAAAAACAAAATGACCAAAATTTAAAAGTAAAATATTGATATAATATTGGTCCAGTTGATAAAAACGGCGATCTAGCTAGCGTTATTTATCAAACAAAAAAATCAGAAATTGAACTAAAAATCAATTCTGAAAATAAACTTTTAAGCGACGAAGTTGATAAATTAGATGAAATTGCCTCAACTTTTTCACCAAATTCACAAATAGTTTTCTTAACCAGTCAAGATTTTAAAGATTTTGAATCTCAAATCAAAGTTGCCATCTCAAAATCAAATGACAATAAACCAGTATCTGTTGATAAAGAAGTGGAAAAACTACCTTTTAGCAGTTATTTAACCTTCGAACACAAAGATTTAGATTTAGGCTTTTATGCTATAAAAAAACCAAAACAAAATCAAACACAAGGCACAACAGGTACAACAGAATCAGAATCACAAACTAACGACATCGACACTAGCGGTGTAATTGAGAAAATTCCTAACACCGGAAACCGGGTTCAATATAATTTATTTTTATATCTTTATGATAAAAATAATCCTGAAAATTTCTCAAGTCAACCTATCCGCGTTATTATCATGGAACACACAAGCTCTTTATTGTTAAAATAA
- a CDS encoding P110/LppT family adhesin N-terminal domain: MKKIKLNHIIFAIIGVSTVVSISASVPYLISLHSKNYNSKLSEFDEKLANATNLNVNSEFNTTEFNSLVANLKLKSKFAKKLSASDALNLHFDKAYNFDLNNAIDFSEISQKYPDLNFRLVVPRSQSEVKIESNKIKNLAVNISNSSKSINYTASFDLDFSDQDKTLNFSAQNLSASISLLNQDFLEGKTATEIAILFYNEFKKNFEETKNSSSALFATFSKFGGISFSINSEPVFVFPSNFEIKPELQEEKLNFTNVDDVNNKIDLALSLVDKKTQKSSKLTLNFVDVPKKTEQKKSSELLKIFKKNYKFNSVISKHLAQNKLSVSEYFSQNPQSLNLEQFNSWFTSNSSENTAENKTFLEEIKGLIPNFAPKSVTFSVKENKNNPKNPNIVNVGLNIEGNFTEETLLPLGLKLGEDNTYTFNFELEFNANEEIYGAHFINAIESFDKQGSQDIDNLTFEIKKDLPITVFASTIDDKIQPFLNKPYDIKNITTQLAPFFEALNFFATKSNKISQTSIVSSTDQTAEETTEGSDASTTVDTNVSALTTLFQDTEETTPVPSPTPPASSSEESTTPTPTPTPTPTTPLSDQSLGDYLRKLLGNLEKSNLPEGTSVSISADHKDETYEINLKIKTPNGIERNLTVEVDDVNKDNKLYKSFSDSVKTHLFLDWKTNVEIEEKTLEDGQKQQVVKSISAVNNPNFRFNANEAPSKISKEKVHVDEQKQGIYLAEGGISLDKTVNNNKDLKLKDGTSFLYAFKPKKLPKIDFFQYFLLKTGEKENNFNLVIEKQFRVPDVFKIGADFVPKPPAQIFRHNNDGFLTTDKEGFRSTYNGEITVAIQKGTMRTVIGIDPKNPHNDFHDFLNNSRSTIILRVDIEKKDSKSIMNIKFYSTESDDAKKPIFTWSREIPTGAKLDFEKGFTFGTTMSQLQEQIDKQLEELPGGRSETGITFKGFALFDTPQSEEEYNKLFEKFRSEYL, translated from the coding sequence ATGAAAAAAATTAAATTAAATCATATAATTTTTGCAATTATTGGAGTTAGCACGGTCGTTAGTATTTCTGCCAGTGTTCCGTATTTAATCTCCTTACACTCGAAAAATTATAATTCAAAATTGTCCGAATTTGACGAGAAATTAGCTAACGCTACAAATTTAAATGTTAATTCAGAATTTAACACGACCGAATTTAATAGCTTAGTTGCTAATTTAAAACTTAAGTCAAAATTTGCTAAAAAATTAAGTGCTTCTGACGCTCTAAATTTGCATTTTGATAAGGCATATAATTTTGACCTAAATAATGCAATTGACTTTAGCGAAATTAGTCAAAAATATCCAGATTTAAATTTCAGATTGGTTGTTCCTAGGAGTCAATCTGAAGTAAAAATTGAGTCAAATAAAATAAAAAATCTTGCAGTTAATATTTCAAATTCAAGTAAAAGTATAAATTATACCGCAAGTTTTGACCTAGATTTTTCAGATCAAGATAAAACCTTGAATTTTTCAGCCCAAAATTTGAGCGCATCAATTAGTCTTCTAAATCAAGATTTTTTAGAAGGAAAAACCGCGACCGAAATTGCTATTTTGTTTTATAATGAATTTAAAAAAAATTTTGAAGAAACAAAAAATTCAAGTTCAGCACTATTTGCAACATTTTCTAAATTTGGCGGAATTTCATTTAGTATAAATTCTGAGCCAGTTTTTGTTTTTCCTTCCAATTTTGAAATAAAACCTGAATTGCAAGAAGAAAAACTAAATTTTACAAATGTTGATGATGTTAATAATAAAATTGATTTAGCATTAAGTTTAGTTGATAAAAAAACACAAAAAAGTAGTAAATTAACACTTAATTTTGTTGATGTGCCTAAGAAAACAGAACAAAAAAAATCTTCTGAACTATTAAAAATTTTTAAAAAAAATTATAAATTTAACTCAGTAATTTCTAAACATTTAGCACAAAACAAACTTAGTGTATCAGAATATTTTTCCCAAAATCCTCAAAGTTTAAATCTTGAACAGTTTAATTCTTGGTTTACTTCAAACTCAAGTGAAAATACAGCTGAAAATAAAACATTTCTAGAAGAAATCAAAGGTTTAATCCCTAATTTTGCTCCAAAAAGTGTCACTTTTTCAGTAAAAGAAAACAAAAATAATCCTAAAAATCCTAATATTGTCAATGTTGGACTAAATATTGAAGGTAATTTTACTGAAGAAACCTTACTTCCTTTAGGTCTAAAACTTGGCGAAGATAATACTTATACCTTCAATTTTGAACTAGAATTTAATGCAAACGAAGAAATTTATGGTGCACATTTTATAAATGCAATTGAGAGTTTTGACAAGCAAGGATCACAAGATATTGACAATTTAACCTTTGAAATCAAGAAAGACTTGCCAATTACAGTTTTTGCTTCAACAATTGATGATAAAATCCAACCTTTTTTAAATAAACCTTACGATATAAAAAATATAACAACTCAACTAGCCCCTTTTTTTGAAGCTCTTAATTTTTTTGCAACAAAAAGTAATAAAATTAGTCAAACTTCAATAGTTTCAAGCACTGATCAGACCGCTGAAGAAACCACTGAAGGTTCAGATGCTTCTACAACTGTTGATACAAATGTTAGCGCTTTGACTACCTTATTCCAAGATACAGAAGAAACAACTCCTGTCCCTTCTCCAACCCCGCCCGCTTCTTCAAGTGAAGAGTCAACTACTCCAACTCCAACTCCAACTCCAACTCCAACTACCCCTCTAAGTGATCAATCTTTAGGCGATTACCTAAGAAAACTTCTTGGAAATCTTGAAAAATCTAATCTTCCTGAAGGAACTTCTGTTTCTATTTCTGCAGATCATAAAGATGAGACCTATGAAATAAATCTTAAGATTAAAACCCCTAATGGAATTGAAAGAAATTTAACAGTTGAAGTTGACGATGTAAATAAAGATAATAAACTTTATAAATCTTTTTCTGATAGCGTAAAAACTCACCTATTTTTAGATTGAAAAACTAATGTTGAAATAGAAGAGAAAACTTTAGAAGATGGTCAAAAACAGCAAGTTGTAAAATCAATTTCAGCCGTTAATAATCCAAATTTTAGATTTAATGCAAACGAAGCACCTTCAAAAATATCAAAAGAAAAAGTCCATGTTGATGAACAAAAACAAGGCATTTATTTAGCCGAAGGTGGAATTTCTTTGGATAAAACTGTAAATAACAATAAAGATCTAAAATTAAAAGACGGCACATCCTTTCTTTATGCTTTTAAACCCAAAAAATTACCTAAAATAGATTTTTTTCAATATTTTTTACTAAAAACAGGTGAAAAAGAAAATAATTTTAACTTAGTTATTGAAAAGCAATTCAGAGTTCCCGATGTTTTTAAAATTGGTGCTGATTTCGTCCCTAAGCCGCCGGCTCAAATTTTTCGCCACAATAATGATGGATTTCTAACAACCGATAAAGAAGGATTTCGATCAACATATAATGGTGAAATTACAGTTGCAATTCAAAAGGGTACTATGAGAACTGTAATAGGAATTGATCCAAAAAATCCTCACAATGATTTTCATGATTTTCTTAATAATTCTAGATCCACTATTATTTTACGCGTGGATATTGAAAAAAAAGATAGCAAATCGATTATGAATATTAAATTTTATTCTACCGAATCTGATGATGCTAAAAAACCAATTTTTACCTGAAGTCGTGAAATACCAACTGGTGCAAAATTAGATTTTGAAAAAGGTTTTACTTTTGGAACTACCATGTCACAACTTCAAGAACAAATCGACAAACAATTGGAGGAACTACCTGGAGGAAGATCTGAAACCGGAATCACCTTTAAAGGTTTTGCTTTATTTGACACACCTCAAAGTGAAGAAGAATATAATAAACTTTTTGAAAAATTTAGATCCGAATATCTCTAA